The genomic region TGGCTTATCGTATGATTTTTTAGCCTGTTCGTATCGCTTCATCATATCTTTTGAAAACACTTCCTTCCTGTTTAACAGAACTCCCGTTGCATCTAAAATGTGATCGGCAGGGACCGTAATGTTAACATCGTAATTTCCAAAGGGTAATGCAAACTCGCCACTGCCCCAAAATTGATGGTTTTGCCATCCTTCAACATCGCTATATACGGCCATTCTTGGGAAGAATTGAGCGATTACATAAGCACGATTGCCATCTTTTTCAAAATATTCATATCCGGATCTTGCACGGTTTACCGTGTGATCGGGAATGTTGTACCACCATTTTATCGAAAATGAATATTGACCGCCACTTTTTAGGGGCTGTGCCATATTTATGCGCATCATCGTTTGATTTATGGTGTAGGACAAGGGCTTTCCAGAAGCGTCTTTTACAAATTCAATGTTAAAACCACCATCAAAAGGCTCTCCCATATATTTGCTCGCAAAACCGCCCGTTGTTTCGGCCAATGGCACACCACCGCCATTTCTCAATGGGGATTTGGAATCCTTTGCACGAACGTTCTGATCCAATTGAACCCAAAGAAATTCTAAATCATCGGGGGAATTATTGGTGTACGTAATGGTTTCCTCGCCATAGATCTTGGCGTTTTTATCATCTAACTCAATATCCATTTTATAATCGGCCTGCTGCTGATAGTAATCGGGACCTGGTGCTCCAGATGCGGAACGATAGGTATTGGGAGTCGCAAACTCCTCGTACAACTGCTTGAATTTACTCTGGTTTACATGACCAGGTTCTTTTTCTTTTTGCTCTCCTTCCTGTGCAGAAACAGCTACTGCGAACACAAACAAAAGTGATGCAAAACAATACTTGATTTTATTCATTTTTTTATTGATTTTTAATCCTCGGAAATTACCAATTTTTTAAGGAAAGGTTAAGGAATGTTATAAATTTAACATTCCTTTAGTATTGCCCCTCATCAGGACAAAACTCTTCTTTTTGCCATTGTATTTAAAATGAACCACGTTTTGTTGTTCATCGAACAAATCGGTCAATATTTCATTTTCAACAGTTACCGATGAAATCTTCGAAAAATCCACATTGGACACTTCTACGTAGCAAATTATAATGTCCTTATCATACTTACTTCCCAAATAATCGTACGTAACCGTTTCACCATCAATCGCTACCAGAAATTTGGTTTTCAAGTACTTTTCAACATATTCCTGGGCTATTTTAGATTCATCATCAGTGGCCAATTTTGCCGAAATGCCATAACGTTCCCCTAAAACCTTTTCCAAATCATCAATGAATATTCGTGAAGTAATCTGTAGCGCTTTATCCTCGTCATCGTAATTTATATTGGTCACGCTTACATAAAACTTATGCCCCACCGTAAACGCGAACAAGGGCAGTAGGAAAAGAATCAATACTTTTTTTAACATAAAAACTATATTTTTAAGGTGCTATAGCGCAGAACAATTCAAAACAATTCCCATGCCAGTTTTAGCCATGATCTATCAATCTAACTTATTATTCTTACGATACACATCGCTTTTCGACTTTAAAAATTCCCAAATCCTTAATTCATCTTTACCATCGGCAATTGCAGCAAAAGTATCGTCTACCTCGCAGAAATACATAAAGTCGTTTATTCTATCCATAGGAATTTTAAAATCTTTTACAAATACAGAGTCTTTGTAGAGTTGTTGTATTCGTAGGGTACGCCGGTACTTTTTATCGGTCGCCACACGTTTTTTCAGCATTTTGGTGCGACCCGTAATGGCGTTTATGAGCGGATTAAAGGGAACGCTGGTAAGCGTGCCCACAGAAAAGGGCCCGAATGAAGCTTCTTTCAGCAGCCGTTCGCTCTGCGTAAATGTTTTTGCATTGGCATTGGGAAGCCCCAAAGTTTGTGCTGTTACTACGGGTTCGGTCTTGAGCGTTCCCACATCCGAGCCCAAATTACCGGAAAGGTTGTAAGGCCTTACGGTGACTTCATCCAATTCATTCACGAATTCCTCTAAGGTAATGGTCAAAAAAGTACTTTCCAAAAGAGAGACAGTAACTACGATTTCCTTCTTTTTATATTTTAGTGCCGTAAACACAATCGTATCGTTTCGCCTAGCAGGAATCGAGAAATTACCCTCGGCATCGGTAATCGTGGACTTCAAGAAAGTTTTGTTGAAAATATAAACATCGGCCACATCGGTATCGGTACTTTTTACCTTACCGGTCAAAATATCCGAGGTTTGGGCATTTGCAAAAATACCCAGCATTACCATAAGAAGAAAAAAACCTCTATTCTTCAGCTTGCAGTTCTTTTAAATAAGTCTTGCTGTGGGTCACCAGAAAGTCTATCAACTGAAACTCGTTATCTTTCTGTAAGAGGGACTGCGATGGCATTTTGGCATCACAATACAATAAAAAGGCATCTATTTTGTCTTGGGGCAATTTAAGATCCATCACAAAAAATTCATCGTCATAAACCGTGCGTAGCACTTCGCTCACTTTTAAAGGTGGGCGCTCCTCCCCTTCCTCGGTCTTTACCGCCTTGAACAGTGCCTTGAATATATTTTTGATGTTGAGCCCGTCCTGCATTCCTCTCTCGGTTTGCGAAAGGGCAATGTTCTGCACCTCGGAAGTACGGTCTATTTCGTATTCATAACCCTTGAACTCCTCATTCTTTACCTCTAAAAATTTTTCCTGGTTTTCGGGGGAAACCACCACCTCATCCAGCTCGGTCACCTTTTCGTTCACCTCGACCACAAGCCTGTTGTTTTTTAGAATGGCATCGGTTATGACGACCGATTTCAATTCATAGTTTACCGCTGTAAATACCAACAGGTCGCCTACTTTGACCCATGTTTCAAATTGTCCGTTATCATTCGTACTTACGGCCTTTTCGGTATTTACGTTTATGACATATTCATTGGAAACGTTACTGTCACGATACATGACCTTACCACGCAACAAAACACGATCGTCTTCTTGTGCCTGTACGGAGACAAACAGCAAAAAGGAAAAGAAAAGAAGTATGTGGTTTTTCATGGTGTTTTGCTACAATTAGTGGAATATAAAGAAAATGTAAGTTGAAGTTAAAAAAAAATCAAGATGATTAAACTTTTGTTAATGTGTTCAAATATGCTTTTTTTGATGCAAAAAACCGGATGTAATGCTCTTGGGCATAAAATTATGTACCGCTCACTTCACCTTGATAGAAGTGTATTTTAAAGTATAAAATTAGAAATATTACCGTATAACCTTACATTTGTCTGTATTATTTAGGAAAAGAAACCATATCCCCATGAAACTAAAATCCATACTTTTTACGGCCTGTTTGTTCATGAGCCTTACCGCTTTGGGCCAAATAAAAATTGGTGATAACCCACAAAATATTGATGCAGCATCTGTTTTGGAGCTGGAAAGCCAGTCAAGGGCGTTGGTCATAACCCGGGTGAATACGGCCCAAATGAACAGTATTACACCTTTGGCCGGGGCTTTGGTCTACAATACCGATCTACAATGCGTACATTACTATGACGGGGCGCAATGGGTGAATTTTTGTGATTCGCAAACCTTCACTACCGAAGCTATCGTAAATACGAACGAGACTATTGTGATTACCCCGGATTTGGACAACGCCAGCTCCAATTTCGAAATCGCCAAAAGGGGAATCCAATCCGACAATATAACCATTGGAGGCGTAAATACGGGAAACATACAGGATGGGACAATTTTGGGAGATGATATACAAGCGGGAGCGATTACAACGACCAATATTGCGAACAATGCTATTACTACAGATAAAATTGCAGATCAAACCATACAAACCATTGATATTTTGCCTGCAAACAACAACGATGTCCTAACCACTGAGGGCTCAACCGTGGTCTGGAAAAGATTATCGGCATTGAATATTGATGGGGAAAACATTACAACCAACGACGGATCCATCGCCATAACTTCAGGAGCTAATGGTTCTGTCTTATTGCCGGTTGATATAGAGGTTGCACCATTGGGCATAACCACTGCAAAATTAAGCGATGACGCTGTAAATAACAGTAAGTTGGCAGATGGTGCGGTACGGAGGGAAAATATGACACCTGATGCCATTTCCTCTGCCGAAATAGAAGATAGAACAATAGTTCCCAATGATTTAGCGGATGGCACTACTGCTGGAGAAGTAATACAATGGGACGGGACTGACTGGAGACTTGTTGAAGTGTCATCACTTTCGGTTACCGAAGTTGATGGAGTTATCGGAAACGAGGTAACAGGGCCCACCGATACCACTTTACAGGTAAATGGGCTAGGCACGAGTACCGACCCGTTAACATTGGATGTTTCTCCGGAAGGAATCAATACTGTAGAGCTGGCAACCGATGCGGTTACCACTATAAAAATTCTCGATGCCAATATAACCGATGCCAAACTGGATAAGGCCAATATTCCCCTAAGTGGTTTTGGTGCTGCAGGGGCCGCTTTGGATTTGGGCAGCAACCAAATCAACAATCTTTTAGACCCTACCCTAAATCAAGATGCAGCAACAAAAATATACGTTGATAATGCAGTGGGCGGTATAAATACCCTTGCCGATGGGAGGATTTATATTGGTGACGGAACAGATACCGCCCAGGAAATTATTCTTGGCGGCGACGCTACTTTGGCCAATGATGGGACTTTGACCATAGCAAATAATGCGATTACCACTATAAAGATTCTCGACGCCAATATAACCAACGCCAAACTGGACAAGGCCAATATTCCCTTGAGCGGCTTTGCAGCAGCAGCAGCAGCATTGGATTTAGGTAATAATCAAGTTAATAATCTAGCTAATCCTACACTAAATCAAGATGCAGCTACCAAATTGTATGTAGATACGGCTATAGGAGGTGTCAATACACTGGCCGATGGAAGAATTTATATTGGTGATGCCACTAACAATGTTCAAGAAGTAGCAATCACAGGAGATGCCACCTTATCAAACACTGGGGTTCTGACCATTGCAAACGATGCGATTACCACGACAAAAATATTAAACGATGCCGTGACCATTGACAAAATCAACGGGGACGGAGCTCTAAATTCTTTGTTGGTGACTGATGGCGCAGGTGATCCTTTTTGGATAGAGAGGGATCTATTGGTTGACGGTACTACCGTAGGCTTTAACGCAACGCCCCAATTGGAAGTTTTGGAAAACGGTATAACCAATCTTCAAATGGCCGATAATGCCATAAATACTGATGAGATTGTTGATGATGCGGTAAATGCAATCAAAATAGCACCAGATGTTGCAGGAACTGGTTTACAACAAAATGCGACGACCGGAGCACTTGAGATAAACCCTGCTACAATAACGGGGGACGGGGACATCACATCAACAGAACTTACCATTACAGGCGGTATCGATGCTGCTTTCAACAATGTAACGCTAGAAATTGCAGCTGATGCAGTGACTACGGTAAAGATTCTCGACAACAATGTAACCCCTGCGAAAATCGCACAAGGAGCGAGTGGGAATGTCCTTACGACCGATGCTTCCGGTGATGTGGTATGGGCAGCTCCATCAGAAGCTACCGTAACCGCTACGGCGGGCTCTGTATTTTTTGCCAATGGCTCAAATGGGGTTGCAGAAAATAATGCCCAGTTGTTTTGGGATGCTACCAATAATAGATTGGGAGTAGGGGCAGCTACTAGGCCATTGGCAAACAAATTGACCGTAGATGGTACTACAAGAACATCGGGACTTTTAAATTCCAATGGTACCGAAGGGACTCCTTCTTATAGATTCAGTAATGATACGGGGCTAGATACTGGTATGTATTTTCCCGCTCAAGATCAGTTAGCGTTTTCTGCTGGAGGTCAAGAAATACTGAGATTAAGAGAATCAGTTGGCAATGGTTTGGAAGCAATCATTGAAGGAACTTTGGAGCTCAATGACCAACTTGTTGACATAAATGGAAACACGGGAAATGTCGGTGATGTATTAAAAGCAACAGCCACTGGCACTGAGTGGGCTGAACCAGCTGTGGTTGTCATGGGTAAAGCTAATGGTGCCAATGCCATTAAGGTCAGTGGTGCTACAGTAGCTGGTGGCGGTGGAATAAATACTGTATCATTCAATACGGCTAGAGGGGACAACAACTACATAATTCAAGTAAGTGTAGTTGGGGACAATAGAATTTATGTTACGGCTCAAACAACAGGTTCTTTCACGGTAGAAATTAGAAGAAACAGTGATAATGCCTTGGTTGTTGCTGAATGGTTCTTTACAATAACAGATTTCTAAAATGAAAAACCTTCTCCATATATCGTTTTTCTTGGTCATCGTTCTGGGTAACGCACAAACTGCTTTATATAATAGTGGCAACCTACGTATTCATGAAAATGGACAATTGGGCTTTCACACCAACCTTATCAACGATAATGCCTTTGACCAAAATTTAGGGCTCACCGGGTTTTACGGTGCTGAACGTGTTGGGGTTTCGGGAGCTTTTGCCCCAACTTTTTATGATGTCGAAATTGCAAACGACGCCGGGGTTGCCTTGGATGTAGGCCTAAATATTGAAAATAATGTCAATTTTATCGTAGGGGATTTTATTACGCCCAGAAACCTGGAGGTCATCTACCTTAATTTTCTTCAAAACAGTTTTTATTCCGGTGAGGCCGATATTTCCAAAATAAACGGCTATGCCCAAATGGAAAACCGGCAAATGTTTTCTTTTCCCGTCGGGGATGCCTTGCACTTACGACCGTTGATATTGAATTCACAATTGGTAAATACCTTTGCACGCTGTGCCTACTTTAGGGAAGACCCGGGCAATCCCGTTTCTATAGACGAGGAATTTGATAGGGATGACCGGCCACGTACCATGGGTGAGATCAGCGCAACGGAGTTTTGGCGTTTGAACGGTAC from Costertonia aggregata harbors:
- a CDS encoding DUF6702 family protein, with the translated sequence MLKKVLILFLLPLFAFTVGHKFYVSVTNINYDDEDKALQITSRIFIDDLEKVLGERYGISAKLATDDESKIAQEYVEKYLKTKFLVAIDGETVTYDYLGSKYDKDIIICYVEVSNVDFSKISSVTVENEILTDLFDEQQNVVHFKYNGKKKSFVLMRGNTKGMLNL
- a CDS encoding carboxypeptidase-like regulatory domain-containing protein, with amino-acid sequence MLGIFANAQTSDILTGKVKSTDTDVADVYIFNKTFLKSTITDAEGNFSIPARRNDTIVFTALKYKKKEIVVTVSLLESTFLTITLEEFVNELDEVTVRPYNLSGNLGSDVGTLKTEPVVTAQTLGLPNANAKTFTQSERLLKEASFGPFSVGTLTSVPFNPLINAITGRTKMLKKRVATDKKYRRTLRIQQLYKDSVFVKDFKIPMDRINDFMYFCEVDDTFAAIADGKDELRIWEFLKSKSDVYRKNNKLD
- a CDS encoding peptidase associated/transthyretin-like domain-containing protein → MKNHILLFFSFLLFVSVQAQEDDRVLLRGKVMYRDSNVSNEYVINVNTEKAVSTNDNGQFETWVKVGDLLVFTAVNYELKSVVITDAILKNNRLVVEVNEKVTELDEVVVSPENQEKFLEVKNEEFKGYEYEIDRTSEVQNIALSQTERGMQDGLNIKNIFKALFKAVKTEEGEERPPLKVSEVLRTVYDDEFFVMDLKLPQDKIDAFLLYCDAKMPSQSLLQKDNEFQLIDFLVTHSKTYLKELQAEE
- a CDS encoding beta strand repeat-containing protein, whose protein sequence is MKLKSILFTACLFMSLTALGQIKIGDNPQNIDAASVLELESQSRALVITRVNTAQMNSITPLAGALVYNTDLQCVHYYDGAQWVNFCDSQTFTTEAIVNTNETIVITPDLDNASSNFEIAKRGIQSDNITIGGVNTGNIQDGTILGDDIQAGAITTTNIANNAITTDKIADQTIQTIDILPANNNDVLTTEGSTVVWKRLSALNIDGENITTNDGSIAITSGANGSVLLPVDIEVAPLGITTAKLSDDAVNNSKLADGAVRRENMTPDAISSAEIEDRTIVPNDLADGTTAGEVIQWDGTDWRLVEVSSLSVTEVDGVIGNEVTGPTDTTLQVNGLGTSTDPLTLDVSPEGINTVELATDAVTTIKILDANITDAKLDKANIPLSGFGAAGAALDLGSNQINNLLDPTLNQDAATKIYVDNAVGGINTLADGRIYIGDGTDTAQEIILGGDATLANDGTLTIANNAITTIKILDANITNAKLDKANIPLSGFAAAAAALDLGNNQVNNLANPTLNQDAATKLYVDTAIGGVNTLADGRIYIGDATNNVQEVAITGDATLSNTGVLTIANDAITTTKILNDAVTIDKINGDGALNSLLVTDGAGDPFWIERDLLVDGTTVGFNATPQLEVLENGITNLQMADNAINTDEIVDDAVNAIKIAPDVAGTGLQQNATTGALEINPATITGDGDITSTELTITGGIDAAFNNVTLEIAADAVTTVKILDNNVTPAKIAQGASGNVLTTDASGDVVWAAPSEATVTATAGSVFFANGSNGVAENNAQLFWDATNNRLGVGAATRPLANKLTVDGTTRTSGLLNSNGTEGTPSYRFSNDTGLDTGMYFPAQDQLAFSAGGQEILRLRESVGNGLEAIIEGTLELNDQLVDINGNTGNVGDVLKATATGTEWAEPAVVVMGKANGANAIKVSGATVAGGGGINTVSFNTARGDNNYIIQVSVVGDNRIYVTAQTTGSFTVEIRRNSDNALVVAEWFFTITDF
- a CDS encoding gliding motility-associated C-terminal domain-containing protein → MKNLLHISFFLVIVLGNAQTALYNSGNLRIHENGQLGFHTNLINDNAFDQNLGLTGFYGAERVGVSGAFAPTFYDVEIANDAGVALDVGLNIENNVNFIVGDFITPRNLEVIYLNFLQNSFYSGEADISKINGYAQMENRQMFSFPVGDALHLRPLILNSQLVNTFARCAYFREDPGNPVSIDEEFDRDDRPRTMGEISATEFWRLNGTVPSTVTLSWNAQSNMVDIASELDNITIVGWNKSIRRWVEIGVTARSGDITEGFAISETFNPDDFDALSFAGVPVPTDTFAVNNPTLGNYYISPNGDGRNDFLVFDDLGESPNNFLQIYDRYGLKVFEATNYVDEFGGTSNVDNLVVNRAAGLPNGVYFYVMNLLDLELNYQGFLYLDR